One genomic segment of Mastomys coucha isolate ucsf_1 unplaced genomic scaffold, UCSF_Mcou_1 pScaffold22, whole genome shotgun sequence includes these proteins:
- the Odam gene encoding odontogenic ameloblast-associated protein, with product MKIIILLGLIGTTSSAPLISQRLLSASNSHELLLNLNNGQLLPLQFQGAFNSWIPPFPGFLQQLQQQQAQVSGRPQFPLSTLENFAGLFPNQIPFSRQVGFAQAGQAGQPDLSQQQTPPQTQQGPSPMSYVVPVKVPQDQTQMFQYYPVYMLLPWEQPQQTVTSAPQQTGQQLFEEQIPYYNQFGFVAQQAEPGVPGGQQHLAFDSFVGTALETPGMPAEGSPLYPQKEPISFKHDSAGVFMPSTSPKPSTDNFFTSEIDPTIAPVLPEQKVKTDSLREP from the exons atgaaaattataattctCCTTGGACTCATAGGAACTACATCATCAGCCCCG cttaTCTCACAGCGTCTATTGTCTGCTAGTAACAGTCATGAG TTACTCCTGAATCTTAATAATGGTCAACTTTTGCCACTGCAGTTCCAG GGTGCCTTCAACTCCTGGATTCCTCCCTTTCCTGGGTTTTTGCAGCAGTTGCAACAGCAGCAGGCTCAGGTCTCAGGACGCCCACAGTTTCCTCTCTCAACACTAGAGAACTTTGCTGGGCTATTCCCAAATCAGATACCTTTCTCAAGACAGGTTGGGTTTGCCCaagcaggccaggctggccagccagacCTCTCTCAGCAGCAGACACCACCTCAGACCCAGCAGGGGCCTAGCCCT ATGTCATATGTGGTTCCTGTCAAAGTGCCTCAAGATCAAACACAG ATGTTTCAGTACTATCCAGTTTACATGCTTCTGCCCTGGGAACAACCTCAGCAGACAGTCACATCCGCACCCCAGCAGACGGGGCAGCAGCTATTTGAGGAACAG ATACCATACTATAATCAATTCGGATTCGTAGCACAACAAGCAGAACCT GGGGTACCAGGAGGGCAGCAGCACTTGGCTTTTGACAGCTTTGTAGGCACAGCTCTGGAAACTCCTGGAATG CCAGCAGAAGGAAGCCCGCTTTATCCACAAAAAGAACCAATTAGCTTTAAGCATGATAGTGCAGGAGTTTTCATGCCTTCAACTTCACCAAAACCCAGCACCGACAATTTTTTCACTTCTGAAATAGACCCAACTATTGCTCCAGTGCTTCCAGAACAGAAG GTCAAGACTGATAGCCTAAGAGAACCATAA